A region of the Lagopus muta isolate bLagMut1 chromosome 2, bLagMut1 primary, whole genome shotgun sequence genome:
CCATTTCTCCGGGCAAACACACTTACTGTGGTCTGTGCTTGTGGTGAAGCTTCTGCTGGCAGACATCCTCTGCAGCACGTTAGGGTCCTGGTCGAGCACTGTGAGCATGGCTTGGCGATTCAGAGCTGGCCACTCCAGGACAGCATCATTCTCTCCACTGCACAAGTGGAAGGCAACGCGGGTGTAGCCACTGCTACTGGACTGGGGGTACAAACTTATGCCATAAGCGTAACCCTCGGGGCTGTAAAACCGAGGGCTCTGAATGACGTCACTTGACGCACTTTCCAGAATCTGACTGAAATTCCGAACGATCCACACCGCCGTGGGACAGGGGGTCTCTGTCAGTGTGACATCATCGACAATGATCCCACCAGAGGAAGAGCTGGGGTTGCCCTTCAGTCCTTGGAAGAGGTATCGGAACTTATTCTGAACATTGAGGGTCACGTGGGCGATTTTCCAGTCCTGGTCACTGTCCGCTTTTGTGAGAGGAAAACAAGACATTGCCACCAGCATCATTACATGACATCATGAAGGAGCTCATTCCTCATTATCTATCCCAGCTGCGTTTAGACCACCTGAGCTCTCAGAGAGTCACGAAGGCTAGAGATCTGAAGTTACTGTTATCGCTGTACTGCTTTTACACCGCATCAACCAAATGCACTGGGTGCATTGTGGTAGGAACTCTTCATACATTAGTGAATAGCAGGCTGTAGGATGAAGGGAGCATGCTAAATGCAAAGATATAGGAAGAGTATGGGAACCAATGAATCAGCAGGTTAGAATTTACTGTTCTGGACACTTTTTCCAGAGCATTGTCCTTCCctgcaaaatgcagcagcattATGGAGGCAGATAATCACAGGTCTTGGGTACTGACAACATTGCATTGACAACTGCACAGCAATGCAGTGGCTGAATTCCCACTATGCAGCAAAACTACCCAAAGTAGGAACTCAATTCACGTCTCCAGAGTTACAAGTAGTTTTTTTTAGACACATGAAAAATCAGGCTGCGGGTCCTACTCTCCATGGATGAGCGCACCAGAGCAGACCAGTGGCAGATGATATTTTGGCCAGCAGAGGTCTAGCCAGTGGTCTCCAAAGGGTTTTGGGGCCCCTCCATTCACTAAGCATAACCTGACCACGATTTCAAAGGTATATGTGCTTACCAAATCCTTAGCTGAACTGCAAGATACTGTCGTGGTAGCTTAAGGAAAATGTTCTGATTTCTGAGCcaattttttctccctccaaatTCTTTGTCTTCCTCACGTTTATGGACTTACCCTGAAAGGTTTCAATTTTCCTCGTCTTGCGAACGTTTCCAGTCCCATCATCTTCCTTAGTCCAGATGACCAGCTTGTCAGATGAGCTCCCTGACATCTTATAGAAGAACTGGAGGCACTGCTGAGTCCTCTTGGGATACAGGATTCGGGACTCCAGGACTGCCACCTCTTCTGCATTTCCAGAGCTGGTGTCGAAGTACATGAAATAGCCAGCATCTGTCAACAAAGCAGAGAGTATCACTCCCTCTTTCCAGCTTTCCAGCTGGTTGCATGGTGCACATGTCCAGTAAACATTCTGGGTAGCCTTGGGTAGGAACAAGGCTGGTAGTTCAGGATGTATGTGGGACTCCAGGCAGCTTCTGTCCATTCTGCATTAGCTGGTCTAGGCTGGATACTTCAGGAATGTGTTCCATGCTGACTGCAGGTAACCAGCAGATGGTTTTTTACTTGATTTGTATTGAAGATAATACAAAGATGAGGTCTTACAGGTCGTATCCTGTATTACCTTTGGTGGCTGGGTCATGTAGGGGGAACAGCCTCCTCCTATTCACATCAAACCAAGTTTTGCCTTTTTCAGAGTACAGCTGAATGTGCTTTAGGCTAGGCTTTCTTCACCCTTTGCTTAGGCAATACTTAGCACCTAaaccactttttctttctttaaggtCTATAGAAGCTTTCCCCATCTAAAGAACAAGAAATCAGAaccttgcttttcagaaatgtttgtatttagTCTTTATTCTCACTCATAAGTGTGAACCCTGTAACTCTCAGTGAGGATGACTCTGCTCTGTTTGGAATGCTGAAAAGAACATAATGCTCAGATTCCTTTTTTTATCACAAAAACTTTGTaactttcttctgcttccagaGCCAGCACTCCTCAAGCTTAACTTActatttgctttccaaacatGTTTATTATTTGCTTTGCAAGCACATTTATGGTTGGCTTATAGAGTGCTATTCCATTCTTATCATGCAGCAACATAACTCTTACTCAGACTTTGGAAGCTGCAGTAAATCCTTTTCCAGATTGTATTAAAAGTTAACATTGTTCTTTGTCCCCTTTTATAGTGCTGATGTGGAAAAACATTCAACTATGCCAAAAAAAGCATAACGAGCACTAATGCAACCATAAACTCAGACCCACAGTGCCAAGTCAAGTGCAAGGAAAAAGGGCGTTCTGTTTAGCTTGAAGTTATTACAGCGAGGTTTGCTGGGTAGTCTCCTAAACATGGTGGTTtaagaatgtattttcagaatAGCCAGTGCTGGGTTTTCTGAAGGGCTGAGTGCAGTGACTGGGTCAGAGGAGTTGCTAAATGTGTTTGCATTTATAGCACAGGTGTGCAAAAGTGACCGTCACCCCAGTAACCCCTGCCCGTAGCAAAGGGTTCTGATGTTGTTTTTTACCTGTACAGCGCCCAGAAAGTGTGTGGTCCTTGTCTCCTGTAGCACTGCTCTGTTGGTGGACCCAATCTAAGTCATCTGTGGTGCTCTGAATCATGCCGCAGATATTTTCATTCTCAAAGGAACACTGATCCAAGAGGGTGAGAGTCGAAGCTGAGGAGAAGATGCACACGTCATTACCTCCAAAgtcttactgaaaacaaaaccgAGGTCCTCCTGAAGTGGATGCTTCTGATGGCCGACCCACAGGGATGGCAGCTCCTTGCTGACAGTCACACCTGGCGACAATATCTTCAGCTGGATCAGCAGTCAAATAAATGGAGTGTCAGACTCCAGAATCACACAACCCAAGGTGCAAAACAATCTAATTGAGACTGAATGCCggggaaaagagaacaaagtgCATTGCCTTCACCTCCTAACAGAGATGTGAGGAAACTGCCCACGCATCAGCAGAAAACAACCACATCTCTAAGCCCCTGTGAGTGTCATGGGAGAACAGGGGGGAATGGCTCAGCTTCTATTGCCTGATTCGACTCTTCCAAggaagcagccagcagagccaaAGAGAGGGATGAGGAGGGAATAAACATTCTGGGTGTCAGCACCACAGGCCCTCTGCGATACTATTCCAAGAGTATCTGAGAAGAGTTGTTGTGTTTTTAGACATCAGGCTCAAGTACAAATAGGCTGCAATGTCTGAATCGTGACTTACTGCAGTTATACATGCGATTAAGTCTTTCCAGGTCAATGTCGCTGAAATCCAGACGCTGCCCAATGATGTCATTAAATGCTGGGATCTTTGTTGTGATCGTGGGGATGTCGTCATTTTGGTTAAAGGAAAACGGTGCATAGTGCATCACTGACTCGTAGTCGTAGGGCGTGTTCAGGTCAGTGATGTAGCTGTCATTGTACTTGTTAAAGTTGTGTTCTCTGCctggaaggaaatggaaaagtgcTTCATCACAGAGTTCAGTAGTAAAGAAAGTGGCTTTAGCATGGCCCTTGGATAGAGCTTTCTGGTGCAAAATGATCTACATGGAAACAATTGCTGAGTGACAAAAGGCTGAAGTTTAACAAGATTTGTTCAGGAACTAATTTTTACAACACAGCATTGTCTTTAGATTCCATTTCTGCATCCCCATGTGACTTCAGGGGCTTCAAAATCAAATATCCCTGAGCAGTAAATACTGATATGTAGGAGATCAGATTGCATGGTCTCATGGTAAGCATCCTGACAGACTAAACCTGAGGATTACTATGCTCCATTCCAGAGCCTGTGAATATTGATGCAAAAGTTTCCCAGTGCATATGATGGCATATGAACAAGGAGGAATCCTGGAGCCCTTTGCTTTTTAAGACGACAGGAATGAATGACAGCCCTGGATTGTCCCCAGGCTCCACCCTGGACTGATGATATTGCTCTGATGTTGCTAGAGAAGAGTCTTTTGGAAACATGCTTCTAGAAGTTTCTGCAGCCATTAGTTTCTTAGAGAAGGAGGTTTTTGCAGTGACGGAAGGAGGGCGCCATGTCACACCTTTCCGTATGGAGGCAAAGGGAGATTCCCACCCTGTCCAGCTATGAGTACTACTTTCAAAGTATTTGGCACTGTTCCTCAGAGAAAGACCAACATGTGACTGCCCTCAGGGGATAACCACAGCTTCTGTCTGTGAAGGCTGCTCTTCCTCATGACTCTGTCTTGGGCACAAAGGTCTCCAGTCCAAGGCTTGAGGTTATGTAAGAACTTGGCTTGATGTTCTTCAGATGCTTGAACTGCAGTTTTTATCAAAAAAATGATGGGAACCTTGCTAATTACATGCTATCACTTTTTATAGCTAGAGGCAAAACCTTGGCAGTACACAGGCAGGTGCAATAATGCTGCTTTTCATACCGTTGCTGGGCATTTATGTTCTATGAGATACATGTTTTACACATGGGCAGATGACATATGGCCCCAAACTTctcatttttccaaaaaaaagCCTGATTGACTCTATAGGGCACACCCAATCCAAGGTGGAAGCTACACGTTACAGtccttctgcagggctgtgtagTGTCCATATTCCCTACACACAGAATGGCAAAGTCCAAAACAAACAATGTTGGCAAATTAACCTTTCTATTCCATCTCCAATAAGTTGTCCTTTCAAATGGCTTCAGTTGAAGTTTTCTACTTAATAAATTTCCCTCAttggaaaatgagattttatagCATGGATAGCAATGTACAGAATATGGATAGGGCTTGGACTAtggatttatatatatatatttatatttatatatagttCCAGTTTCTGGAAATCTGGATGTATGAGTATAAACCTTTTCAGATTCTGAGAACTTTCATTACAGAAGAGTCAGATGCTGAGCAGTTTGCACTTTCCAAATCTGACTGGAAGTTCCCAACCAACCTGTAATGATTTCATCCCACCAGATGGTCACGTAGTCATCGCGATCCATCCTCGACTGCTCGTGGTAGAACCCCAAAGCATGCAGGATCTCGTGTTCCACGATTGCTTTGTGGTCACACCCTGACCCAATAGAGAGGTTCTGCCCATTCTTCAGGTCCCCCACCATGGACCAACACCTGAGAAAGAGAGAGACCTTACCATCTGCAattacagttttcttctttgtctttatGTCCGCTTGctgaatttaaatatatatatatttaaaagaaaggttTAAGTATAAAATGATCACTATAAATCATTCCTTATGTGCTGATCAAGCTCCTTTGGTGCTTACCAGATGCTCTACTCCGAAGGCAGACTAAGCCTCAAACTAAGCTGTCATTTACACGAGGCAGGTGTTTTACGCACCCCCCATTTTAGGCAAGGTCACACTTGATTTTTGAGATCCGCAGAAGTTTTGTCCCATATCAGCTGTCATTTTGCCAAGAAATATCATACATGCATAGAACTGCAAGCTCATCATAATGCTGAACTCTCTGTTCTCTGGCAAGgctggctgtggctctgggcagcctgggctgctggttgttg
Encoded here:
- the MEP1A gene encoding meprin A subunit alpha, with product MSTAEMGTRSSLLCLALLLCYACATPVSVEHLSSEPDGENDASEIIRDIPDINLAAGLDLFQGDILLPKNQRNALRNDTYRWQFPVPYILGDDLDLNAKGVILQALEMFRLKSCVDFKPYEGEASYIFFIKESGCWSMVGDLKNGQNLSIGSGCDHKAIVEHEILHALGFYHEQSRMDRDDYVTIWWDEIITGREHNFNKYNDSYITDLNTPYDYESVMHYAPFSFNQNDDIPTITTKIPAFNDIIGQRLDFSDIDLERLNRMYNCTSTLTLLDQCSFENENICGMIQSTTDDLDWVHQQSSATGDKDHTLSGRCTDAGYFMYFDTSSGNAEEVAVLESRILYPKRTQQCLQFFYKMSGSSSDKLVIWTKEDDGTGNVRKTRKIETFQADSDQDWKIAHVTLNVQNKFRYLFQGLKGNPSSSSGGIIVDDVTLTETPCPTAVWIVRNFSQILESASSDVIQSPRFYSPEGYAYGISLYPQSSSSGYTRVAFHLCSGENDAVLEWPALNRQAMLTVLDQDPNVLQRMSASRSFTTSTDHSVNGSLIWDRPSINGSFDASCNCYRTRDRGWNTFISHSQLRRRNFLKNDNLIIFAEFHDLIHLNNTEVPVVSEQSAVSEGHILERKKRAAEEMEPMQRWLPSLQDPCDPNPCQNDGVCVNVKGRPSCRCPSGQAFFFTGERCQSMQVHGNILGMTVGGIAGTIVLTIILISMMARR